The DNA segment CTGGCCCCGATCCGGGTGCGCAAAATGTCAGAGCTTGATGCCGAAAAACGCGCCCGCGATTTGCTTGAGCGTGTCGGCATTTCGGTTCAGGCCGATAAATATCCCGCCCAACTATCGGGTGGGCAGCAACAGCGCGTGGCGATTGCCCGGGCTTTGGCCATGGAACCGCGCGTGCTTCTGTTTGATGAACCGACCTCCGCCCTTGATCCCGAAATGGTGGGCGAGGTTCTCGATGTCATGAAAAAGCTCGCCGGGACCGGGGTCACCATGGTCGTGGTCACCCATGAAATGGGCTTTGCCCGACAGGTCGCCGATCGCGTCCTGTTCATGGATGGCGGTGCGATTATCGAGGCCGGAACGCCCAGCGAAATTTTCGATGCCCCCAAGGAAGAACGCACACGGAACTTCCTCCACGCCGTTCTCGACCATTAAAATAAAACAGAAATCTATCGGAGGATGCCTTCAATGGCAGATCAACGTCCCCTTGATATGGACTATGTCCAAAGCCAGTTTCCAGCACTCGCCAATGGCTGGACCTTTTTTGACAATGCCGGCGGATCGCAAATCCTGACCAAGGCGCTCGATCGCATCAACAGCTTCCTGCTTGATCGCAATGTGCAGATTGGCGGCTCCTACGAAGTCTCCCAAAAGGCGGCAGAGGCATTGATGGACGCCCGCAAGGCCGCCGCCCAGTGGGTTAATGCTTCGCGGCCCGAGGAAATCATTTTCGGCCCGTCAACCACGGTTTTGATGCAAAACCTTGCGCGCGCCATGCGCAGCCAGTTCAAACCGGGCGACGAGATTGTCGTTACCATCGGCGATCATGAAAGCAATATCGGACCCTGGGTGGCGCTTGAGGAATTCGGCATCAATATCCGTTTCTGGGAACCCGATGTCAAAACCGGCCGCCTGACCCTTGATGGTCTCAAGGCCGTGATGAGCGACAAGACCAAACTGGTCTGCGTCACCCATGTGTCGAACATCATTGGCGAAATCAATCCGATCCGCGAATTTGCCGATTACGCCCATGCCAAGGGTGCCAAAATCTGCATCGATGCCGTCGCCTATGCCCCGCACCGTGC comes from the Thalassospira sp. ER-Se-21-Dark genome and includes:
- a CDS encoding amino acid ABC transporter ATP-binding protein, whose product is MKAPLIKISNLRKTYGQFVALHGIDLDIEQGEVLCVVGPSGSGKSTLIRCINHLEPFEDGSEITVDGIPVRPGPDLDQVRAEVGMVFQSFNLFPHMTVLRNVMLAPIRVRKMSELDAEKRARDLLERVGISVQADKYPAQLSGGQQQRVAIARALAMEPRVLLFDEPTSALDPEMVGEVLDVMKKLAGTGVTMVVVTHEMGFARQVADRVLFMDGGAIIEAGTPSEIFDAPKEERTRNFLHAVLDH